In Ciconia boyciana chromosome 1, ASM3463844v1, whole genome shotgun sequence, the genomic stretch TCGGCACTTTCCCAGAGGAATATGCATGTACACTCAGGGTGTGAGACAGAGATGCAGCCTCCAGCGCATCTCCGTTTCCTTGAGTGGTCCCCATGTGAGCTGTCTTGTCCGATGAACTCTACTCCAGCCGGCCGGCTGCCCTGGAGAGCCTGGGAGCGTGTCTGGGACTGCCTGACCCCATGCGTGGTCTGGGAGGCACAGACCCGATGTAGGATGGGTGCATCAGCCCTGACATTTGGGATGCTTCAGTCTGTCAGAGCTTCTACCTCAAAGCAGCCCGTAAGAGCTACAGCTGAGAGCCTGTTCAAGACAGGGCATTTCTACCATCTCCAGCTCCATGTGGACTCAATATTATCTCTACTGCCATGGTCTTatgcacattttcttcttggctTTCTCCTCCCTACAGGGACCCATGTCTTCTCCATACCCGAACAAACCCAGCCAGCCAGAAATGCACCTTCCCCTCCATCTTGCAGGGATCTCTGCGTGTTGGATGGCAATGATGCCTTGCAGTTTCTCCTTTCCAGACACACAAAATGGCACTGTGTCCTGTCAAGCAGAGGGAATGTCTTCAGTGGTCATGTCATGCACCGGGGCAGGGACGCAGTGTTCGACTGCAGGTGGGGAGCAGGCTTTCAAGAAAACCTCTTATATTTAGGCTGTTTTGCTTGGAGTTCACTTCTCTGGTTGATACGTCTCAATGGCAGATCAGGAAGTTTCCGTACACCCAAAGCAAGACTTTCTTCCCAAGGGAGGTTCCCCCATGCTTCTCACACACTTTGGAGCCTGTCATGTCATACATGCCAGGGTGTTTATTGCTTTTGCACCCCAGGAGATTCCTGGCTGCTGATCTGGACCACGGGATGCAAACACAGACCCTGCCCCAGGTTGTTTGCCAGTGGAGACCAGTCGGGCACACAGGTTAACACAGACTgaaaatgcacacacaaacacgaACAGCGTCAATAGCCTGATCCTGTTGTCCTCTCTGGGTGATTAGTATGAAAGCTTTTAGAggaaattgtgtgtgtgtacatatatatatatattatatatatatatgtacacgCACACACAGTATGGATCCCTCTAGTAGCTGAACTTAGACGCTCAGTCTACCCAGTAGATGGTCCTGGATCCCTGGTCTCAGGGACCTCATGTTGCctcatgcacatacacacacatgtgcaaACAGCTCTCTCCAGTAGCAGGCTGAGTCCTATGGCATCACCAGTAGCCAACCCCATGGTCTCTGCAGCAGCTTGGACCCCTCTGGTCCCTCCAGTAGCAATTAAACCCCCTGGTCTCTCCAGCGTCCAGCCCAGACTTACAGCCTCGCTGATACCTGGTTCCCAAATctcagcctactcgctggcTGGTCCTGCTTGATGTTTGCTGGTGATTGCACACTGATGTGCGTGCCCACCCCACATGTCTGCACCCCAGTCTCTCCAGGTGCTGGCACCCCGGGCTCATGGGCCCCTATGGTCCATGGTCCCCACTCCAGCAGCTGGTGCTCAGCCCTCCATGCTCACGCATGCACACGGATTAGGGGACCCTCACCCAGGGATGTTAGAAATGGAGTTCAgtgagaagacaggacagactgcGCTGATCAGGCACCAGGCATGGACAGACGAGCATGTTGACCAAGACCATGTTTACATGTGACTGGACCCTTTCATCCCCTTATGCCTCTGTTTTCCCACACTTGCTTGCCCCCAATCCCCCTTAACCCTCCCATTCCcagccttttttctcctctaaacATCCCATGTCTGAGTGCCACACAGTCCCAAAGAGCTCTTCCTGGCATCCCATACTGATTGTCCCCCCACCCTGTAGGCAGTACCCCATGTCAGTTTGAAAGGAGGGAGACCCACTGCCATTGACCAACTTGGAGGTCTCACACCTGGGACAGCCTGGGGagcagccgggctgggggctctgcGGGCTTTGAGGGGGATATTGGGGTTCCCCCGCCTGCCATGTTTCTCTGCTCCTTCGGGGTGTATGGAGGTGAACTTTTAATCACACAACCCAATAGCCTCGGCACCTGGCAGACAGGTTCCTGCTGCAGATCCCTGCGGGAGGATGGCATCcatggttgttgtggtttaaccctggtaggcagctgagcaccacacagccactcacttACTCctccccacagtgggatgggggagagaatcagaggagtaaaagtgcaaaaactcatgggttgaggtaaagacagtttaataataaaaaagaaaagaaaagaaaaaaaacccagaaccaacaacaacaaagaaaaacaaaacccagaaaaaacaagtgatgtaaaaaaccccaattgctcaccaccagccgaccgatgcccagccagtccctgagcaatgGCAGCGCTGGCAaacctccccccgcccccagtttttattgctaagcgtgatgtcatatggtctggaacatccctttggccagtttaggtcagcagtcctggctatgtcccctcccaagacCTTGCCCACTTCCAGCCTACTGGGTGAGGGGGaaatgttggagagacagccttgatgctgtgcgagcactgctcagtggtagccaaaacactggtgtgttatcaacacctttctggCTACCaatacacagcacagcactgtgagggctgctgtggggaaaattaactccatcccagccagacccattTGTgctttcatcacaaatccagAACATCATCATACAAACTActatgaaggaaattaactctgtcccagctccaTGGTGCATGGAGAGGGCTGGTGGAGCAATGCAGAGCCCTCTGTCCCTGTGCAGGGCAGAAGTACAGCGATGCCCAGAGACCAGCGGGCACCTCCGCTGTCTGCGCTGGCCTCCATGGCACTTCGCCTGCGCAGAGGGACCGACTGCCCCTTCCACTGGGGCCACTTTACCTGTTAGAGCATGAAGAAGTCATCAAGGAGATGACAACTGGATGCTACTGAATTGATGCTCTGGTGTAGCCCCGCCGTAGGGGTGGAGAACAGAGGCAGGGGAGAGTCAGAGAGTTTTTCAGGTGATTTACTTTGGTGAGAGATAGATAAAGGGTGCGCTGTGTTTGTGCATTCAGGACGGCGGTGACTGTGTGTGAGTacctgctccccagggctgacAGACCTTCACTGAAAGGGAGGGGATGTTCtcagcaacctggtctgacctcgtcagtgaccctgctttgagcaggaggctggactagagacctcctgaggtcccttgcAGCCTGAGTTATCCCATGGTCCTGTGACCCCATGTCCCTTACATCTCTTGGCATGGCTCCGCTGCACATAAAGTGATATGTTAAGGAAGCAGCTCTTTTTTGTGGTTCAGCTGCACTAGGTCATTTTGCCAGAACAAGGTTAGGTGGTAGCTGCAACCATGTTTATGTTGGGAGATCTGAGGGAGCTGGACCACCCAGAGGTGCTGTGCCAATGTCACTGCCTTGTgcaagggacaggcaggagaacAACCAGCTGAAGCCCTCGGTGCTGACCTGAATTCAGTGGGTTCCAACATTTCCTGGGGCACCTGCGTCTCTGAACGTAGACTGAGAGCCCCACCAAGGTCCAGCAGAGGTTTTGGCCATTCTAGGGACTGGACTTTGACTTCATGagtcccagccctgtgccctgAACGCCAGGCCCAATCCCTCCTGCCATGGGTCTCCTCCGGGAGACCACCCTGCGTGCTCCATCACGAAGCTGCTTTGTCCTGATACCGTAGATCAGGGGGTTGAATGCTGGTGGGATGAGGAGGTAGAGATCAGCCAATAGGACCTGAACGTGGGGTGGGAGCTCCTGGTGGTACCTCTCCATGTACATGGAGAGCAGCCCAGGGATGTAGAAGAGGGCCATGACACAGAGGTGTGAGCCACAGGTGCTGAAGGCTTTTTTGCGGGCTtgtggggaggagaggctgagcacTGCTCGGAGGATGAGCACGTACGAGAGGGCGATGAGCAGCGAGTCAAAGCTGCCCACGTAGGTGGAGACAGAGAGGCTGTAGGTGTTGCTGAAGGTAGCGTCCCCGCAGGCCAGTTTGAGCACGGCCATGTGCTCACAGTACGAGTGGTCCACGACTGCCgggctgcagagaggcaggcGGCTAATCTGGAAGGTGAGGGGGCTCATGAAAaccacagccctgagcaaggTAGCCAAGCCGATGGCAGCCACAACAGGGCTGGTCAGGATGGACAAGTACCGCAGTGGATTGCAAATGGCCACATAGCGGTCAAAGGCCATGGCCACCAGCACCCCCGACTCCATCACGGAGAAAGCGTGAACAAAGTACATCTGGGTAAGACAAGCATCCAGGCTGATGGCTGTGGAGTGAAACCAGAAGATGCCCAGCATTTTGGGGGTGATGGAGGTGGACATCACCAGGTCAATGACAGCCAGCATGGACAGGAAGAGGAACATGGGCAGGTGCAGGCTGGGATCAGCCTTTATCATGCACAGGAGGGTGCTGTTCCCAGCCAGCGTGACGAGGTACATGATGCAgaaggggatggagatccagTGGTGCAGGTGTTGCAGCCCCGGGATGCCCGTCAGGTGCAGCTCCGACAGCGTGGTGTTGGTGGGACGCGAGTGGGGCATGATGGTCGCTGCAGGAACCTGAGTGAGAAGAGCCCAGGCACACAAGGACAGCCATACCCTGGGTCACACCAAAGGTCCATGCAGCCTCAGATCCTATGTCCAGCATCAAAAGCAGACCCTTAGGGAAGAATAAGAGAAGGGAAACATACCGTGATACTTCTCCTGTGTGCTTTCCCAGCTTCAAACAATTTGAAGCTCAAGGACTTCCAAGGAGTGGATGTGGTTTTTCCATCTGTGGTTTCCCCAGAAACCCGTCTAGCCTCTTCTGTGCAGTTTTAGCATCCACACTGTCTTTTAGCAAGGAGTTTCACAAACTAACAGCACCTTTTGAGAAATAACCCCTTCCCTTTCTTGTGAGCCTGACATTTGCTAGTATCATTTGAGGACCCATAGTTCCTATGTCaaaacaggcagagaagagTTAGTCAAATCCTTGTTCTTCCTCCACACGCCACCATGAGACATGGAAGTAAGTTAACCTCGCATGATGGAAGTTTTCTTCCAGACCTGCAGGAGAATTTTTAACCCCTCGATCAGCACCGACTATTTGGTTTCCCATCTTCATCTCCATCTCCAATTTGTCTTGCTCTGTATCTAGAAAGATGGACCTGAAAAGGACTTTCTGGATCATAGAGCCAAATGCCTGTTGCTTTAGATGTGACAGCTTATCTTACCCAGGAAAACTGACAGTCAGCATCCTaggattttttgctttcatgcaTCTGCTGGAAGACAGCTCCAACCCTCCACCCTGCTCCAACACCTGGGAAATTACCTCTACTCTCCTCTCTCAGTGTGTTCCCATCCAGTTTCTATCATCACCTCTGAAATTAAATCTGATTACGCTTTTCCCTTCCTGGCATTTGCACCCCAGCATGTCTATAAAGCCACACAACCCAGCCTAACGTTTGCTAAGCAAAAGACCCTCTGCTCCTTTGTCCTCTTTCGCAAGACCAGAACTCTGCTCCTAGTCACACAAGCAGTTTTCCTCTTCACACCTTCCTTTAAAGCATCTTTCTTGGCCATGCCTGGTTAGAGTCACACAGACGAGGTCTCACAAAGGGGACCTGGATGGTGCACCAGTTTGCCCAAGACCAGTCTTTGAAGAGCTCCACTTTACATGTGGTTTCAATACTCCCACACTTTTGAGGTCCAGTTGCCCACATCACCTTCACCTCGGGAAGGAGAGGCACTGGGGTTTCTGTTTCCCAGGGATGCAACCCATCTCTCAGCCAGATTAattgctgttttccagcaggaCCTTGCAGGCAGAGTGTGACACGTCCAGAAAGCATCACATTATCAAGGGTAGATCTTACCGGGCAAATCTCATTGCTTTCTTTCTTGTCATTTATAAAACACGTTAGCAGATTAAAGTAAGTTTCTGAGCAAATCATACTCCCAGGATTTCTTGTTCAGTGGAACACCCTCAGGTAGGATGAATGTGAAGGGCAGGGGCAAAGGACTGAGCTGGAGGTCTGCAGATGGGAGTGCATCGTGGCAGGCACGTTATGGAAAATAATGGCAAACTAGAGGGAGTTTGGAAATAAGGATGAAGTTAAGCTGGAGAGCTGAGGGGACTGGCTCAGCTGGTGAATGGTCTTGAGAAGAGCCTTGAAACATGTTAAAGGCTACACTGAAGTGGAAGGGAATAATTGTCCCACATGTCCTCTGAAAGGACAAGTCAGGGGTCTAAATCCCAGAAAGAGTAGGGGAAATTCAGTCTAGGCTTAAAGAGAATTTCTCTGATGGTAAAGATAGCAATGCACTGATGAAAATAGAGCTGCAGTGCCCAAGGAGACTGGTACTCCTTTTTTGCAGAAGACCAAGCAGGACAAAAATCTGTTAGGGATGACCCTGGTACAGCCACCTTGTATTGGCAAGGGTGCCAGATCGGATCAGGTTTTGTTCATACCTGTTCTGAAAGACTTCCGAAGGTGTTCCATGGAGCGACTGCAGAAACACCTTCAAAAACCTAACACGCACATTGCCCCCCCATTCCCCCGCCCACGCATTCCCATTcctgaaagcaagcaaacagaATGGAGGAGAATAAAAGCTATATGCCTGCAGATAAAGTCTACCCTTAAATTTATTCAGTTGTAAAGCAAACTCCCTGAGATGACAATGTGCAAGCTGGTCTGAGAATTTTCTGGTGCAAGAAGCCAAAGTTgcctaagatttttttcaaaactcatagtgcttttttttgtaGAGAATGTGGTCAAGAAGCACAGGACTGGAGAGGGTCTTGGGGCCTTTTCcagactcttttcttttttttttcttttttttcttttttccttttttccccctcttttttaatagatatattttttaagtttataaaGAAAAGACTGCAGCAGCAAATCCTCTTGTGCTGCTTCTATTTAAAATCCGTGCACCGATGGCTGACCTACCTGGCTTGCTGCTGCAGATTCGTCCAGATAAATCAGCAGGTGTACCCAACTCACCCAGCCCCTGGGGGACTGATGctggccagccctgcctccaCCAAGTATGTTGCCTGCTTCTCTGACCCAGCTTCTCTGAGCTTTTAGCGGTGGAAGCATTTGTAAGTTTGCTGAGAGGAATCCCTGGTGTGTCTGTCTCATGgctcacacacatgcacgtgTGCAGCTGACTTGCTCATTTACTGACTGACCTCCTAATTCAGTTTGTTTAATTGAGAAGATATTGTTGCCAATCCCCTATAGTGCTTATAACCCTTGCAGTAGCTTGGactcttcctcatcctttgaCCCTACAGCCTTCCAAACACAGCTCGGCATTGCCAGCTCCCTCTTTTTGGGACGCTGAATCTTTCCAGATGCAAATGAGGTCTGGGTTTCCTTCCATGGTCTGTGTGAGCATGAGACGGAGCTCCTGGCTGTCTCCATCCTGTCAGAGGCTGCAAGTCAGGGGAGGGGTGTCCTGTCCCACGCTTGCGCTTTGCATCCTCTAAGGCAACAGCTAGATAGAAATCATGTGTCAGACCAATTTTGGCCACTTTGACCCAATTGAGACTAATTTTGTCTAAGTCTCCTTCTGCAAAGCCAGGGTTTGCCATTGAAAACCCCCTGACCAAAGAGCGTTGGCATTGTGTGGTGAAAGggctgctgaaagcagtggTGTGCTTCCCTGAAGGGGATGAGAAGACCTGCACCAAGCTtggctgggtgtccccagggaagGGCAAGGTTGGGCGGTACTGGGAGCAGTGCATCCTACCTGGGCAGCGTCAGGCAATGGCAGTGGAGGCAGAGCCTGTAGCTGGAGAATAAATCTGCTGCCTGGCAGGCTCCAGGCAGTGCACCTAGCACTGGCACTTTCCAGCCCCAACTGGGACCAGGACTATGAGACTCGGGTTGGAAGAGTCTGGTCTGTGAGTCTGACGGGAGGATCTGCACTGTATTTTAGTTGTTGGGCGTTGTGTAGATTGTACCGTTGCtgaaggtggtggtggggtggggggataCGACTGTGTAACCCAGAAGGCACCCAAAGGCAGCAGTGTCAGGAGACACTGAAAGAATTGAGTTTATACCCACCAGCTTGGGTTTGGTGGTCACCACAGCTCTTTGTAACGCTCCCCTTTCCTCTCTAGCTCGGTGCAGGATACATGCAGGACCCGGGGCTTCCTTTAGAGACCAGGCTCAGGGAATTCCTGTGCCCTGATTTCCATGGGGTGAAGGTACGAGGAGAGCTGGGATGGTAAGTCAGCATGTGGTGTTAGGAGATGAATTTTCATCACAGTTAAAATCAGGTACAGGTTTGCTGAGGAGAGCAAGAGGCGCTTGGTCCCTGTTCTCTGCTCCCCTGCTTTAATCCACACTCCTGCTCCTCGCCTCCAGTGCTCAGAGGTGACCCTCCTACAACAGACCCGCAGGCTGTTTTTTTAGTTTATGGCCCGGTCCTTTGCATAAGGAGATCTGCATAAAGCAAAGGAGGCTTGTGCAATTTGCACTCTCCAGCTGCTTTCCGCACCCCGTTGCAAACAATTCCTGCTCTCCCTAACACAACGCTGCACCTGAGCGTTAGttcaggggaaggagagatgtATTACCCTCGTGCAGTGCAGCACGTCCAGTATTACATGGTCTCCAAAGAGGAGAGCCAGTTTGCTAAAGTGCCAAAACCACAGGAGCAGGATCTCACAGGAGTTCGGAGGCAAGTGAAGACTTATGAAAAACTGGAGCTTCTCAAAATCCCATTACAGGTGCCTATACGCTTGGGGAAGAGACACAACAACATAGAAAGGTAGGCAGTCTCATtaaaatattgggaaaaaaatttgtaGAACAACATTTCATGGCTGATACTGGTTTGGTGTTTCTAataagaaaggaacaaaaccttAAGCGACACTGCAGGGTTTCAGTGTGACTCGTAGACCCTGTTCTCAAGCGTGCTGGGCTTTTGTGATTGCTGCAAATGCTTCAGTAAGGTTTCAAGACAGGActggcaggaaaacaaaatctgtttggGCCAACATCTGGacgagtgtgtgtgtgtaaatgtgCATACACGCACACCACACTCCCCCCTCATAGCCAGGCACCAAGATCAGGCAGCTGCTAAAAGCTAGTAAGTGAATAAATGGAGAGTTACAGATTGGGTGGAAAAGGTATGCGGGGAGGATGAATCCATGAACAGACGTTAATTTCCAAAGTGGTAACAGTCTTTTATCTAGAGCTGAGATGAAGAGGTGAGTCATGAGATGATACAGATCTGAGGATGACCACAGATACAGATACAGTTAGACACGATTTATCTTTCCATTCTGAACAGGAATGCAGAATtcactttctaaaaataatgtttcaccAGTCAAATTTTCCATGGTGCCTCCAGCTTTCAGGATTTGGCCACGATGATGAAGAAATCATCCAGCTTTTCCAGGAGACAGCTTTTTAGGCTTTTTCTTTGCTCCCCAAACATGCTGCCATTGTTCTCTTGTCCAAACCCCATTCCTTCCCACCTGGCGTTAGCGATGGGCTGGGGTCAGAACCTGGCTGGATCCCTTTCTGCCAGGGCCGGCTCAGCACCTGCTCCTGGATCGGCTTGGTCCTTATCCTGTAGATGAGTGGGTTGAGCATGGGAGGCACCAGCAGGTAGAGGTCAGCCATCAGATGTGGAGGTGCATGGGGATCCTCTGGCCCCAGCGCTGAGTGTAGAAGGAGAAGAGCCCAGGCATGTAGAAGAGCAGGATGACACCAGTGTGGGAGCCACAGGTGCCGAAGGACTTTAAATGAGCCTCTCTGGAAGAGAGACCTATGACCTCCCTCGGGATCAGCATGTAGGAGACAGCGATGAGGGTGGAGTCTGAGCCCACCACGATGGTGGCAGCCGTGATCCCGTAGATGCTGTTGGGTTGAGCGTCCCCACAGGCCAGCTCCACCACTGACATGTGCTCACAGTAGGAGTGGTGAATGACGTGGGGGCCGCAGTAGGACAGGCTGGTCACCACGCATGTCAGAGGGGTGATGATGGTGATGCCACGCACCGCAGCAGCC encodes the following:
- the LOC140648993 gene encoding olfactory receptor 52K2-like, with the protein product MPHSRPTNTTLSELHLTGIPGLQHLHHWISIPFCIMYLVTLAGNSTLLCMIKADPSLHLPMFLFLSMLAVIDLVMSTSITPKMLGIFWFHSTAISLDACLTQMYFVHAFSVMESGVLVAMAFDRYVAICNPLRYLSILTSPVVAAIGLATLLRAVVFMSPLTFQISRLPLCSPAVVDHSYCEHMAVLKLACGDATFSNTYSLSVSTYVGSFDSLLIALSYVLILRAVLSLSSPQARKKAFSTCGSHLCVMALFYIPGLLSMYMERYHQELPPHVQVLLADLYLLIPPAFNPLIYGIRTKQLRDGARRVVSRRRPMAGGIGPGVQGTGLGLMKSKSSP
- the LOC140649000 gene encoding olfactory receptor 52P1-like — its product is MDPSLHLPMFYFLSMLAAIDLMLTTPTMTNLLSIFWFRSHEIDFEGCVAQMFFIHSFSTVESGVLLTMTFSQYLAICKPLHYSAILTALLCHPTIAKLGLAAAVRGITIITPLTCVVTSLSYCGPHVIHHSYCEHMSVVELACGDAQPNSIYGITAATIVVGSDSTLIAVSYMLIPREVIGLSSREAHLKSFGTCGSHTGVILLFYMPGLFSFYTQRWGQRIPMHLHI